The Persicobacter psychrovividus genome window below encodes:
- a CDS encoding ATP-binding protein: protein MSQRQALPIGIQTFEDLRIGGADYLYIDKTAYIHEMTKLTKGYYFLSRPRRFGKSMLCSTMQALFEGKQELFEGLYIHDKWDWSEQYPVVRIDLGATEYKDIDDVEARIWKVLRNNALLFEIELEPQTSLGSALEELIFKIHQKCNLKVVVLIDEYDKPVQDTLSNDDDLAARSLSVLRGFYSAIKASDQHIRFCFMTGITKFTGVGLFSGANNFKDITLSPKYGSVCGFTQQELDTCFGDYFEDIDMEEVKAWYNGYNYLGDPVYNPYDILLFLSEEGRVDNYWWDSGQPSFITKIFSQGKVMPYQIDNLVLPSEELKQFDLNHLNLVSLLWQAGYLTIAEQIKIPMRGYRYRMAIPNNEVQVSLNKLFFSDLTTLRQSSQHHNYKAYDAIIDNQLGDFEKAIKAMFASIPYNNYVQNNINKFEGYYASVIYAYLMALGLKTRTEEAISSGRIDMVLETFTHIYVVEFKVNAPKPKDGERGEALDQIHEKKYYKPYLNDGRKIVLIGMHFSDEEKNLNWFKPEELKID, encoded by the coding sequence ATGAGCCAAAGACAAGCATTGCCGATCGGAATACAGACCTTTGAGGACCTTCGAATAGGAGGGGCTGACTACCTATATATAGATAAGACAGCCTATATTCATGAAATGACAAAACTAACAAAAGGTTACTACTTCCTTTCCCGTCCTCGTCGTTTCGGTAAGTCAATGTTGTGCTCAACGATGCAAGCTTTATTTGAAGGAAAGCAAGAGCTGTTTGAAGGTTTGTATATTCATGATAAATGGGATTGGTCAGAGCAATATCCGGTGGTAAGGATTGATTTGGGAGCGACAGAGTATAAGGATATTGATGATGTAGAAGCAAGAATTTGGAAGGTTTTACGAAATAATGCACTATTGTTTGAGATCGAATTGGAACCTCAAACCAGTCTTGGGAGCGCATTAGAAGAGTTAATCTTCAAGATTCATCAAAAGTGCAACTTAAAGGTAGTGGTTTTAATCGATGAATATGATAAGCCTGTTCAGGATACGCTATCGAATGATGATGATTTAGCGGCAAGGTCATTAAGTGTTTTGCGAGGGTTTTACTCAGCCATCAAAGCCTCAGATCAACATATCCGCTTTTGCTTCATGACTGGTATTACCAAGTTCACGGGTGTTGGCTTATTTAGCGGTGCGAATAACTTCAAGGACATTACCCTTAGCCCAAAATATGGGTCGGTTTGTGGTTTTACCCAGCAGGAATTGGATACCTGTTTTGGCGATTATTTTGAAGATATCGATATGGAGGAGGTAAAAGCCTGGTACAACGGGTATAACTATCTTGGAGACCCTGTTTATAATCCATATGATATTTTATTATTCTTGAGTGAAGAGGGTAGGGTGGACAATTACTGGTGGGATTCAGGTCAGCCGAGTTTTATTACCAAGATATTTTCTCAAGGAAAGGTGATGCCCTATCAGATAGATAATTTGGTGTTGCCGTCGGAGGAGTTGAAGCAATTTGATTTGAATCACCTGAATTTGGTTTCGCTATTGTGGCAGGCGGGTTATCTGACGATTGCCGAGCAGATAAAAATTCCGATGCGAGGGTACCGTTACAGAATGGCGATCCCGAATAATGAGGTTCAGGTTTCTTTGAATAAGTTATTTTTCAGTGATTTAACCACCCTAAGACAAAGTAGTCAGCATCATAATTATAAGGCTTATGATGCGATCATTGATAATCAATTAGGTGATTTCGAAAAAGCCATCAAAGCGATGTTTGCATCGATTCCATATAACAATTATGTGCAAAACAATATCAATAAATTTGAGGGGTATTATGCTTCTGTTATTTATGCTTATCTGATGGCATTGGGTTTAAAGACCCGAACCGAAGAAGCTATTTCCTCAGGTCGGATCGATATGGTGCTGGAAACTTTCACTCATATTTATGTAGTGGAATTTAAGGTGAATGCTCCGAAGCCTAAAGACGGCGAAAGAGGCGAGGCATTAGATCAGATTCATGAGAAAAAATACTATAAGCCGTATTTGAATGACGGTCGGAAGATTGTACTGATTGGGATGCATTTTAGTGATGAGGAGAAGAATTTGAATTGGTTTAAGCCGGAGGAGTTGAAAATCGATTAG
- a CDS encoding IS1 family transposase codes for MEVEIGYSTEWDEFWSYVGNKANQRWTWYLIEKKSGIIIAWENGRRKDSVLKELLLKVAKFPIKICYTDDWGAYQRLFPEEYLHLIGKDETWRIERKNLNFRQHIKRLARRTICFSKREDIHDKVISMYIERYYFKHGKYSASA; via the coding sequence TTGGAAGTAGAAATAGGCTATTCAACCGAATGGGACGAGTTTTGGAGCTATGTAGGGAATAAAGCGAATCAACGTTGGACTTGGTATTTGATTGAGAAAAAGTCGGGAATAATCATTGCTTGGGAAAATGGAAGGCGCAAAGACTCCGTTCTAAAAGAGCTATTACTCAAGGTTGCTAAATTCCCTATCAAGATATGCTATACCGATGACTGGGGAGCCTACCAAAGACTTTTCCCTGAAGAGTATCTGCACTTAATTGGTAAGGATGAAACTTGGAGAATAGAACGCAAGAATCTCAACTTCAGACAACACATTAAACGTCTGGCTCGCAGAACTATATGCTTTTCAAAGAGGGAAGATATTCATGACAAGGTGATTAGTATGTATATTGAGCGGTATTATTTCAAACATGGTAAATACTCCGCATCAGCTTAG
- a CDS encoding transposase-like zinc-binding domain-containing protein gives MRHYTEITCKHCQSNDIVKNGHRPNGDQRWRCKSCKKSFQVTYRSNAYQPGVEDKIDEMTLNSSGVRDIARVLKISKYKVMSHLKKTSAK, from the coding sequence ATGAGACATTATACCGAAATTACTTGTAAGCATTGTCAAAGCAATGATATTGTGAAAAATGGGCACCGTCCTAATGGAGACCAAAGGTGGAGATGTAAAAGTTGCAAGAAAAGTTTTCAGGTAACTTATCGTTCAAATGCTTATCAGCCAGGCGTTGAAGATAAAATTGATGAAATGACTCTTAATTCCTCTGGTGTGCGAGATATTGCTAGAGTTCTCAAAATAAGTAAGTATAAAGTTATGAGTCATCTAAAAAAAACGTCTGCAAAATAA
- a CDS encoding recombinase family protein: protein MQIAYIRVSKADGEQSLDLQIDAMKEIGIGEDQIYTDKASGAKEDRPGLQACMKALRDGDTLVVWKLDRLGRSLRHLVEIVQNLSDRGIGLKVLTGKGASIDTTTASGKFVFSIFASLAEFERELIRERTIAGLESARARGRKGGRKFALTRHQVHLACAAMKDKSTKVSELCKELGVCRQTLYRYVGPNGELRNAGRRVLSGKK, encoded by the coding sequence ATGCAAATCGCTTATATACGTGTATCCAAGGCAGATGGGGAGCAGTCGCTCGACCTGCAAATTGATGCCATGAAAGAAATTGGGATTGGTGAAGATCAAATTTATACCGATAAAGCTTCTGGAGCCAAAGAGGATCGGCCAGGGCTGCAGGCTTGCATGAAGGCCCTGCGTGATGGGGACACCCTTGTGGTTTGGAAACTCGATCGGCTTGGTCGGTCACTGAGGCACTTGGTTGAAATTGTACAAAACCTATCCGACCGAGGTATTGGCCTGAAGGTACTTACCGGGAAAGGAGCCAGTATTGACACCACTACCGCCAGTGGAAAGTTCGTCTTCAGTATTTTCGCTTCCTTGGCAGAATTTGAGCGCGAACTTATCCGTGAGCGCACCATTGCTGGCTTGGAATCTGCCAGAGCCCGAGGGCGAAAAGGTGGACGGAAGTTTGCCTTAACCCGTCATCAAGTACACTTGGCTTGTGCGGCGATGAAAGATAAATCTACCAAAGTGAGTGAATTGTGTAAAGAATTAGGCGTTTGTCGTCAGACCTTATATCGCTACGTGGGGCCGAATGGTGAACTGAGAAATGCTGGCCGAAGAGTGTTGAGTGGCAAGAAATGA
- a CDS encoding ATP-binding protein, translating to MQTLRNKMMLLLRGVNSDFIRYLDQEINWENQMTAIVGARGVGKTTLLLQKILQHAELKEVLYVKVDDLYFAENKLLDLAIQFEAKGGKYLFIDEVHKYQNWSQELKDIYDYIPSLKVVFTGSSILDIYKGNADLSRRVITYHMHGLSFREYLSMVTKETVPTFTLDDILNHRYQAWLLKSKVRPLNYYHDYLAHGYYPFFKENQFSDRLSNVTNLIMEVDIPQFAGLQVGTIHKLKSLLYIISKSVPFKPNVSKLSELIGVSRPVFSDLMIYLEKAGLIMSLKNPAEGIKTLRKVEKVYLQNPSLMNVIAEQSPDVGNLRETFIMNQLQVKHQVEASSKADFLIDGKWTFEVGGKNKKMKQIQGLEDAFVVKDDIEYGEGQVIPLWVFGLTY from the coding sequence ATGCAGACGCTCAGAAATAAGATGATGCTCCTGTTAAGAGGAGTAAACAGCGACTTTATTCGTTATTTGGATCAGGAAATTAACTGGGAAAACCAAATGACAGCCATTGTTGGAGCAAGGGGGGTGGGAAAAACAACCTTGCTTTTACAGAAAATTTTGCAGCATGCCGAGCTTAAAGAAGTCTTGTATGTAAAGGTGGATGACTTATATTTTGCTGAAAATAAATTATTGGACTTGGCTATTCAATTTGAGGCTAAGGGTGGGAAGTATTTGTTTATTGATGAGGTGCATAAATATCAAAATTGGTCACAGGAACTGAAGGATATTTATGATTACATTCCATCACTGAAGGTGGTGTTTACAGGTTCTTCAATATTGGATATTTACAAGGGAAATGCTGACCTCAGCCGTCGGGTGATTACCTATCATATGCATGGTTTATCGTTCCGAGAGTACCTAAGTATGGTCACCAAAGAAACGGTACCTACTTTTACATTGGATGATATTTTGAACCATCGATATCAGGCCTGGCTACTCAAATCAAAGGTTCGACCTTTAAACTATTATCATGATTATCTTGCACATGGCTACTACCCATTTTTCAAGGAAAATCAATTTTCTGATCGGTTAAGTAATGTAACCAACTTGATCATGGAAGTGGACATTCCCCAGTTTGCTGGCTTACAGGTAGGTACCATTCATAAATTAAAATCCCTGCTTTACATTATTTCCAAGAGCGTGCCGTTCAAACCGAACGTTTCCAAGCTATCAGAGTTGATTGGTGTAAGCCGACCAGTTTTTTCTGATTTGATGATCTACCTTGAGAAAGCAGGCCTAATCATGAGTCTGAAAAATCCAGCAGAAGGAATTAAAACCCTTCGAAAAGTAGAAAAAGTGTACCTTCAAAACCCGAGTCTGATGAACGTAATAGCCGAACAATCACCAGATGTTGGCAATCTGAGAGAAACGTTCATTATGAATCAGCTTCAGGTAAAACACCAAGTAGAAGCCTCCTCCAAAGCAGATTTTTTGATCGATGGAAAATGGACTTTTGAGGTCGGTGGGAAAAATAAGAAAATGAAACAAATCCAAGGTTTAGAAGATGCCTTTGTCGTCAAGGATGACATCGAATATGGTGAAGGTCAGGTGATTCCCTTGTGGGTTTTTGGATTGACCTATTGA
- a CDS encoding helix-turn-helix transcriptional regulator, which translates to MKDLISFVKGKRKELGLTQEDLALKAGVGLRFVREMEQGKATLRMDKVNEVLALFDHQMAPVPQKMIGNE; encoded by the coding sequence ATGAAAGATTTGATCAGTTTTGTAAAAGGCAAGCGGAAAGAGCTTGGTTTAACACAGGAGGACCTTGCGCTGAAAGCGGGAGTGGGTTTGCGATTCGTTCGTGAAATGGAACAGGGAAAAGCTACTTTGCGGATGGACAAGGTTAATGAAGTTTTGGCTTTGTTTGATCATCAAATGGCTCCTGTACCTCAAAAAATGATTGGTAATGAATAG
- a CDS encoding HipA N-terminal domain-containing protein yields MNRSAKVLYHKTEVGLLSETDDGYLFQYHEAYCESNTWGPISLSLPVQKAPYHAKTLFPFFDGLIPEELADVLAYAFYWLRKMTLTLSKLCSIRLTKTIKNIPLIKLKERLKSIMNYDRISCDKEAIFNRCLRCEH; encoded by the coding sequence ATGAATAGGTCGGCGAAGGTATTATATCACAAAACCGAGGTCGGGTTATTGAGTGAAACAGATGATGGTTATCTGTTCCAATATCATGAGGCCTATTGTGAATCCAACACATGGGGGCCAATCAGTCTGAGTTTGCCTGTTCAAAAAGCCCCATATCACGCTAAAACCCTTTTTCCATTTTTTGATGGATTGATTCCTGAGGAACTGGCGGATGTCTTAGCCTATGCCTTTTATTGGCTGAGAAAAATGACCTTGACATTGAGTAAATTATGCTCAATAAGATTGACAAAAACGATCAAAAATATCCCGCTAATAAAGCTAAAGGAACGGCTAAAAAGTATAATGAATTATGATCGTATATCATGCGACAAAGAAGCAATTTTCAACCGATGTTTGCGATGCGAGCATTGA
- a CDS encoding GNAT family N-acetyltransferase, giving the protein MDITLQSDQIRVRKITQSDIASLLVIYQNPINMRFIPNSDGEWTAQRLKEKLKRFNADYDKGIGVFAVETWDGKLIGEAGLFDSFKKADHLELGYIIDHVHWGKGYGAAVCKALMDYGFNQLYLSKLTARMYQGNIASVRLSQRCGMKKVNEGIANDWGFYEYEMKREDWLKLHC; this is encoded by the coding sequence ATGGATATTACCCTCCAATCTGATCAAATCAGGGTCAGAAAGATTACCCAATCTGACATCGCCTCTCTTTTAGTAATCTATCAAAATCCGATAAATATGCGGTTCATACCCAATTCTGATGGCGAATGGACAGCACAGCGCCTGAAAGAGAAACTCAAAAGGTTCAATGCCGATTATGACAAAGGCATTGGGGTTTTCGCAGTTGAAACTTGGGATGGAAAACTGATCGGAGAGGCGGGCTTGTTTGATTCGTTTAAGAAAGCGGATCATCTTGAATTGGGCTATATCATCGATCATGTGCACTGGGGAAAAGGCTACGGGGCGGCTGTATGCAAGGCGTTGATGGACTATGGTTTCAATCAGTTGTACTTATCAAAATTAACCGCGCGGATGTATCAAGGAAATATTGCTTCAGTCCGACTTTCTCAGAGGTGTGGAATGAAAAAGGTGAATGAGGGAATAGCCAATGATTGGGGGTTTTATGAGTATGAAATGAAGAGGGAAGATTGGCTTAAATTGCACTGCTAA
- a CDS encoding ankyrin repeat domain-containing protein, whose amino-acid sequence MRENIFTRITFMYRYLSLSFLFIFLGHGFAVLAQTDSVFFHGQLKEIKGYLKSHEFTPEQLLICAEYQSNQRSSVYLFDHYSQYLKSKELEKLWTLSCRRSHNKLYKRIINHPEFNVKQFPNSIGTPIRTSLFCGNKKALHLLLKHGAQLDSIIPNHTIGPLPFALRISNFKMVDLLIAEGVELNTKIGKDQSVIDYMFEAESLYEQRMKRRSSSKPKKKYDTRIIDLIISQSHNHSPSDQVQIMNFAMRFNRESLLDKMLKECNIDEIKKVETFYLYQSAIINADKDYYQKLINKGFDVNAKDKMEVSPLMLAFGMAETPTIVNHLIDAGADIDTVDRMGQNMYFYAVENEKFNFIPLLTSSKLDIDHMDSRHFTPLCHAVQNHKLDMIKILHAHGADDHAVAYKRRSPMVVAYHNHDFEAMKLLVECSNQYHTIPLKITDLFVLLANADIDVVKLIGEELDIDLDQSIGFANESSLFSVAWRNPSAEALAYVLPKIKDIHQIDRDGLNAILLAMRNPVYEKIELLINAGINVNQKDLEGNTPIAVAIKQKNIDIIDLLIHGGADKNEYSSNEEYGDVPVIFGAFSDYYNNKSGFETFKALINRGFPAKTVKHLPFDYKAYINSISTISDDEKKSLIQMIDSI is encoded by the coding sequence TTGAGAGAAAATATATTTACTCGAATAACCTTTATGTATCGATACCTCAGCCTAAGTTTTTTATTCATTTTTTTGGGACATGGGTTCGCTGTTCTCGCCCAAACAGATAGCGTGTTTTTTCATGGTCAACTCAAAGAGATCAAAGGATATCTTAAATCACATGAGTTCACTCCCGAACAGCTATTAATTTGTGCTGAATATCAATCCAACCAAAGATCATCGGTTTACCTATTCGATCATTATTCCCAATACCTCAAAAGTAAGGAGCTCGAAAAATTATGGACACTGTCTTGCCGGCGATCACATAACAAGCTTTATAAGCGAATAATTAATCATCCTGAATTCAATGTGAAGCAATTTCCCAACTCAATTGGGACTCCAATACGCACTTCCCTGTTCTGTGGTAATAAAAAAGCTCTTCATTTACTACTGAAGCATGGGGCTCAGTTGGATAGCATTATCCCAAATCATACGATAGGTCCTTTGCCTTTTGCATTACGTATCAGCAACTTTAAGATGGTTGACTTATTGATCGCTGAGGGAGTTGAATTAAATACTAAAATAGGTAAAGATCAATCCGTGATCGATTATATGTTTGAGGCTGAATCGCTTTATGAGCAACGAATGAAACGGAGGTCTTCATCAAAACCCAAAAAGAAATATGATACCAGAATCATCGACTTGATTATTTCTCAATCCCATAACCATAGCCCAAGCGATCAAGTCCAGATCATGAATTTTGCGATGAGATTCAACCGTGAGTCTTTGCTTGATAAAATGCTAAAAGAGTGTAATATCGATGAAATCAAGAAAGTTGAGACCTTTTACCTTTATCAAAGTGCAATTATAAATGCGGATAAGGATTATTACCAGAAGTTGATCAATAAGGGCTTTGATGTAAATGCTAAAGACAAAATGGAGGTAAGTCCACTGATGCTGGCTTTTGGTATGGCCGAAACGCCTACGATAGTGAATCATTTGATCGATGCGGGTGCGGATATTGATACCGTCGATCGCATGGGTCAAAACATGTATTTTTATGCTGTAGAAAATGAAAAATTCAATTTTATCCCGCTCTTGACCAGTTCTAAATTAGATATCGATCATATGGACAGCCGCCATTTTACTCCCCTTTGTCATGCTGTTCAAAATCATAAATTAGATATGATCAAAATTCTTCATGCTCATGGCGCTGATGATCATGCAGTCGCTTACAAAAGAAGGTCGCCCATGGTTGTAGCTTATCATAATCATGATTTTGAAGCGATGAAACTGCTTGTCGAGTGTTCTAATCAATATCATACCATACCGCTTAAAATCACTGACCTGTTCGTGCTTTTGGCAAATGCCGATATTGACGTTGTTAAGTTGATTGGGGAGGAGCTTGATATAGACTTGGATCAAAGTATCGGTTTTGCAAATGAGTCAAGCCTATTTTCCGTGGCATGGAGAAATCCCTCTGCAGAGGCTTTAGCCTATGTGCTTCCAAAAATCAAAGACATTCATCAAATTGACCGAGATGGCCTGAATGCCATACTATTAGCGATGCGAAATCCTGTTTATGAAAAAATTGAGTTGCTGATCAATGCAGGCATCAATGTTAATCAAAAGGATCTGGAAGGTAACACGCCCATTGCAGTAGCCATCAAGCAAAAAAACATTGATATTATTGACCTTCTTATCCACGGAGGGGCGGACAAAAATGAATATTCTTCCAATGAAGAATATGGGGACGTTCCTGTGATTTTCGGTGCATTTTCTGATTACTATAACAATAAAAGCGGTTTTGAAACATTCAAAGCATTGATAAATAGAGGTTTTCCTGCTAAAACAGTTAAGCATTTGCCATTTGATTACAAAGCATATATCAACAGCATTAGTACTATATCTGACGATGAAAAAAAATCTTTAATTCAGATGATTGACTCGATATAA
- a CDS encoding ATP-binding protein — MSQRQALPIGIQTFEDLRTGGADYLYIDKTAYIHEMTKLPKGYYFLSRPRRFGKSMLCSTLQALFEGKKELFEGLYIHDKWDWSEKYPVVRIDLSGIKYTSIEDLEKQLTNALIDNCHKFELDLDNFKKSGHGPQLSELIRTLYERYQSKVVVLIDEYDKPIQDTLSNDDDLASKSLDVLRGFYSAIKASDQYIRFCFMTGITKFTGVGLFSGANNFEDITLDSSYASICGFTQHELNTCFGDYFDGIDMEEVQAWYNGYNYLGEKVYNPYDILLFLKKKGKFDNYWWDSGQPSFLTKMFEKGAYETYDLENLELSSQELKQFTLSNFNLPSLLWQAGYLTITEEIQEPFGGSSYVLATPNREVRMTLNMLFLISLTSVESNRLLKRNEAARSLFKNDLEQFEASVRAMFAAIPFNNYVQNNIQKYEGFYASVMFSFMAGLGLKCRTEESISTGRIDMTMESPTHIYVIKFKVNAPQPKDGERGEALDQIHEKKYYEPYLNYGRKIVLIGMHFNEKDRNLDWFKTEEL, encoded by the coding sequence ATGAGCCAAAGACAAGCATTGCCGATCGGAATACAGACTTTTGAGGACCTTCGAACAGGGGGGGCTGATTATCTATATATAGACAAGACAGCATACATTCACGAAATGACAAAACTTCCAAAAGGTTACTACTTCCTTTCCCGTCCTCGCCGTTTTGGTAAGTCGATGCTGTGCTCAACCTTGCAGGCGCTTTTTGAAGGAAAGAAGGAACTCTTCGAAGGCTTATATATTCATGACAAATGGGATTGGTCGGAGAAATATCCAGTAGTTAGAATTGATTTGAGTGGGATCAAATACACTTCCATAGAAGATCTGGAAAAGCAACTGACAAATGCTCTGATTGATAATTGCCATAAGTTCGAATTGGATTTGGACAATTTTAAAAAATCAGGGCATGGTCCACAATTATCGGAATTGATTCGCACCTTGTATGAAAGGTATCAAAGTAAGGTAGTGGTCTTGATTGATGAATATGACAAACCAATTCAAGATACGCTATCGAACGATGATGACTTGGCTTCAAAATCGTTGGATGTTCTTCGTGGGTTTTATTCAGCCATCAAAGCCTCAGATCAGTATATCCGTTTTTGCTTCATGACCGGAATAACCAAATTTACTGGAGTAGGTCTTTTTAGTGGGGCAAATAACTTTGAAGACATTACCCTGGATAGTTCATATGCATCCATTTGTGGGTTTACGCAACACGAGTTGAATACCTGTTTCGGAGATTACTTCGACGGGATTGATATGGAAGAAGTCCAAGCTTGGTATAATGGCTATAATTACCTCGGGGAGAAGGTTTACAACCCATATGACATTCTGTTATTTCTAAAGAAAAAAGGGAAATTTGATAATTATTGGTGGGATTCAGGCCAGCCATCTTTTTTGACCAAGATGTTTGAGAAAGGTGCATATGAAACTTACGATTTGGAAAACTTGGAATTGTCTTCACAGGAATTAAAGCAATTTACACTAAGTAATTTTAATTTACCTTCTTTGCTCTGGCAGGCAGGTTATTTGACGATTACGGAAGAGATTCAAGAGCCTTTTGGCGGGAGCAGCTATGTACTTGCCACCCCTAATCGTGAAGTTCGAATGACCTTGAACATGCTCTTTTTAATCAGTCTGACTTCGGTAGAATCTAACCGCCTTTTGAAACGAAATGAAGCTGCACGTAGCTTATTCAAAAATGACTTAGAGCAATTCGAAGCCAGTGTCCGTGCGATGTTTGCCGCCATTCCTTTCAATAATTATGTTCAAAACAACATTCAAAAATATGAGGGGTTCTACGCTTCGGTGATGTTCAGTTTCATGGCTGGGCTTGGGCTAAAATGCAGAACGGAAGAATCGATCTCCACCGGTCGGATCGATATGACGATGGAAAGCCCAACGCATATTTATGTGATCAAATTCAAGGTTAATGCACCGCAGCCGAAAGATGGCGAAAGAGGTGAAGCCTTGGATCAGATTCATGAGAAAAAATACTATGAACCGTATCTGAATTATGGCCGAAAGATCGTTTTGATCGGGATGCATTTTAATGAGAAGGATAGGAATTTGGATTGGTTTAAGACGGAGGAGTTGTAG